One window from the genome of Thermaerobacter marianensis DSM 12885 encodes:
- the aceA gene encoding isocitrate lyase, producing MEERIRQEAARLEEEWRTDPRWRGIRRNYSAEDVVRLRGSVRVEYTLARQGAQRLWELLHSEDYVAALGALTGAQAVQMVKAGLKAIYLSGWQVAADANLAEQMYPDQSLYPANSVPAVIRRINNALRRADQIHWAEGDDSIYWMAPIVADAEAGFGGPLNAFELMKAMIEAGAAGVHYEDQLASEKKCGHMGGKVLVPTSQFVRTLTAARLAADVCGVPTILIARTDALGATLLTSDVDPYDQPFITGERTPEGYFRVRNGIEAVIARGLAYAPYADLLWFETARPDLEEARQFAEAIHRQFPGKLLAYNCSPSFNWKRHLDDDTIARFQRELAAMGYKFQFITLAGFHALNASMFELAHGYARTGMTAYVRLQQREFEMEELGYTATRHQREVGTGYFDRVSEVISGGQSSTLALKGSTEEEQFEEAPRAARGA from the coding sequence CTGGAGGAGCGGATCCGGCAGGAGGCGGCCCGGCTGGAGGAAGAGTGGCGCACCGACCCCCGCTGGCGCGGCATCCGCCGCAACTACTCGGCGGAAGACGTGGTCCGGCTGCGGGGCTCGGTGCGGGTCGAATACACCCTGGCCCGCCAGGGCGCCCAGCGGCTGTGGGAGCTGCTCCACAGCGAGGACTACGTCGCCGCCCTCGGTGCCCTGACCGGCGCCCAGGCGGTCCAGATGGTGAAGGCCGGGCTCAAGGCCATCTACCTCAGCGGCTGGCAGGTGGCCGCCGACGCCAACCTGGCCGAGCAGATGTACCCGGATCAGAGCCTCTACCCCGCCAACAGCGTCCCCGCGGTGATCCGGCGGATCAACAACGCCCTGCGCCGGGCGGACCAGATCCACTGGGCCGAGGGGGACGACTCGATATACTGGATGGCGCCCATCGTGGCCGACGCCGAGGCGGGCTTCGGCGGGCCCCTCAACGCCTTCGAGCTGATGAAGGCCATGATCGAGGCCGGGGCGGCCGGGGTCCACTACGAAGACCAGCTGGCCTCGGAGAAGAAGTGCGGCCACATGGGCGGCAAGGTGCTGGTGCCCACCAGCCAGTTCGTCCGCACCCTGACCGCCGCCCGGCTGGCGGCCGACGTGTGCGGCGTGCCCACGATCCTGATCGCCCGCACCGACGCCCTGGGGGCCACGCTGCTGACCAGCGACGTCGACCCGTATGATCAGCCGTTCATCACCGGTGAGCGGACGCCCGAGGGCTACTTCCGGGTGCGCAACGGGATCGAGGCGGTCATCGCCCGCGGCCTGGCCTACGCGCCCTACGCCGACCTCTTGTGGTTCGAGACGGCCAGGCCCGACCTCGAGGAGGCGCGGCAGTTCGCCGAGGCGATCCACCGCCAGTTCCCGGGCAAGCTTCTGGCGTACAACTGCTCGCCGTCCTTCAACTGGAAGCGCCACCTGGACGACGACACCATCGCCCGTTTCCAGCGGGAACTGGCCGCGATGGGCTACAAGTTCCAGTTCATCACCCTGGCGGGTTTCCACGCCCTCAACGCCTCCATGTTCGAGCTGGCCCACGGCTACGCCCGCACCGGCATGACCGCCTACGTCAGGCTGCAGCAGCGGGAGTTCGAGATGGAGGAACTCGGCTATACCGCCACCCGGCACCAGCGCGAGGTGGGCACCGGCTACTTCGACCGGGTGTCGGAGGTCATCTCGGGCGGGCAGTCGTCGACCCTGGCGCTGAAGGGGTCGACGGAGGAGGAGCAGTTCGAAGAGGCGCCGCGGGCGGCCCGAGGGGCGTGA
- a CDS encoding prephenate dehydratase encodes MDGPVADDVPHEVSRAAAAAKRSFRVAFQGERGAFSEAAVLTYFGPWAEPLPCPTFPDVFDRLASGSASAAMVPVENSYAGDVGETYDLLRRHAVRICGELQLPVRHCLLALPGTRLGDLRVVRSHPQALAQCREFLHRHGLIAEPAYDTAAAARQVAEAGRRDLGAIASHQAALHYGLAVLAEDIQDSAGNVTRFYHLERDEPAGTAPPASADPSEVRHPPRPQDLPAASPRRGHDGPEPPGAPRPNASSRLVPAGVKTSLLFVGEDRPGALYRCLGAFARREINLTKLTARPEPGGSWQYMFFADLEGSLEEPRVQEAIDELRRQATYVRIMGSYRVWQVHDADAGH; translated from the coding sequence GTGGACGGTCCCGTTGCGGACGACGTTCCCCACGAGGTTTCCCGCGCAGCAGCAGCGGCGAAGCGGTCTTTCCGGGTGGCCTTCCAGGGCGAGCGCGGCGCCTTCAGCGAGGCAGCGGTCTTGACGTACTTCGGCCCGTGGGCCGAACCCCTGCCCTGCCCCACCTTTCCCGATGTGTTCGACCGGCTGGCGTCGGGCAGTGCCAGCGCCGCCATGGTACCCGTGGAAAACTCGTACGCCGGCGACGTGGGGGAGACGTACGACCTTCTGCGGCGGCACGCGGTGCGGATCTGCGGAGAACTCCAGCTCCCCGTCCGCCACTGCCTGCTGGCCCTGCCCGGCACCCGACTCGGCGACCTGCGGGTGGTGCGGTCCCACCCCCAGGCCCTGGCCCAGTGCCGGGAGTTCCTCCACCGCCACGGCCTCATCGCCGAGCCGGCCTACGATACCGCCGCCGCCGCCCGCCAGGTGGCCGAAGCCGGCCGCCGGGACCTGGGGGCCATCGCCTCCCACCAGGCCGCCCTCCACTACGGTCTCGCAGTGCTGGCCGAAGACATTCAGGACTCGGCCGGCAACGTGACCCGGTTCTACCACCTGGAACGGGACGAACCGGCCGGCACGGCGCCACCGGCGTCGGCGGACCCGTCCGAGGTGCGCCATCCGCCTCGACCGCAAGACCTGCCAGCGGCCAGCCCGCGACGCGGCCATGATGGCCCGGAACCGCCCGGAGCCCCCCGCCCCAATGCGAGCTCCCGTCTCGTCCCGGCCGGGGTCAAGACCTCCCTGCTCTTCGTCGGAGAAGATCGTCCCGGCGCTCTCTACCGCTGCCTGGGCGCCTTCGCCCGGCGGGAGATCAACCTGACGAAGCTGACGGCCCGGCCGGAACCAGGTGGGTCCTGGCAGTACATGTTCTTCGCAGACCTCGAGGGGAGCCTTGAGGAGCCGCGGGTCCAGGAGGCGATCGACGAGCTGCGACGTCAGGCAACCTACGTCCGCATCATGGGCAGCTACCGCGTGTGGCAGGTCCATGATGCTGACGCCGGGCATTGA
- a CDS encoding FAD-binding oxidoreductase: protein MDDEGSLVTEPVALPEPLLKELCDLVGTHHVSVDPHDLEWAAMDFTGGYRLGRTGRSARRPLAVVRPGDVEDVRQLVLWAARHRIPLVPRGGGTGVMGSAVPQHPAVVVDLTRLDDIVVHPDDLLAEAGAGATLAAVDAALRRHGLALAHDPWSVGIATVGGAIGTDGVGYLAGRWGSMGQQVVAIEAVLPDGQVVRTRPVPKPAAGPDLRALFAGSQGTLGIVTRAWIRAVGAPEVMLFRSYRFRGFEPGFEAVRALWRAGVIPDLLDFTDDVPAAVELEPGYEDDLGRTGLLHLGFFGVAEEARGRAAAADRIVKQFGARDLGDEPARAFWERRHEIAEQFALPILQARDARRRWQQGAFDYINLALPASQVIPYRREALARIAADPRFRAGETGLWGRPEVFSLLVSAAYPATAAAPAGTAARGSGGAGGPEEGCTAAGVAADEAGPWAAEWTPEDAAAMEALMHDLLRMAQARGGNMECLHGTGLKLLPLLQDEFGPALKVIREIKRALDPLDLMNPGKWGETTASPEPGAAPGTDGPERRDGVVIVHSRPGGDGGQGAVATRREDAPAGDAGDPGRRGVASQGDPAIATGTGGAGGRSGPGARVPQHHRGTLGDGSGGAAGPAPGSAGAGAAVGVPGDGRWRPGRPFHPGWFTRA from the coding sequence ATGGACGATGAGGGTTCCCTCGTGACCGAGCCTGTCGCCTTACCCGAGCCGCTGCTGAAGGAACTTTGCGACCTGGTGGGGACCCACCACGTCTCGGTAGATCCCCACGACCTGGAATGGGCCGCCATGGACTTCACCGGCGGCTACCGCCTTGGACGAACCGGCCGGAGCGCCCGGCGGCCCCTGGCGGTGGTGCGGCCCGGCGACGTGGAGGACGTGCGCCAGCTGGTCCTCTGGGCCGCCCGGCACCGCATCCCCCTGGTGCCCCGGGGCGGTGGCACCGGGGTGATGGGTTCTGCGGTGCCCCAGCACCCGGCTGTCGTCGTCGACCTGACGCGCCTTGACGACATCGTGGTCCATCCCGACGACTTGCTGGCGGAGGCCGGCGCCGGCGCCACCCTGGCGGCCGTCGACGCCGCCCTGCGCCGCCACGGCCTGGCCCTGGCCCACGACCCGTGGAGCGTGGGCATCGCCACCGTCGGCGGCGCCATCGGGACCGACGGCGTCGGCTATCTGGCCGGCCGCTGGGGCAGCATGGGGCAGCAGGTGGTGGCCATCGAGGCGGTGCTGCCCGACGGGCAGGTGGTGCGGACCCGGCCCGTCCCCAAGCCGGCCGCGGGCCCCGACCTGCGCGCCCTGTTCGCCGGCAGCCAGGGCACCCTGGGCATCGTCACCCGGGCCTGGATCCGGGCCGTGGGTGCGCCGGAGGTCATGCTCTTCCGCAGCTACCGCTTCCGCGGCTTCGAGCCGGGCTTCGAGGCGGTGCGGGCCCTGTGGCGGGCCGGGGTCATCCCGGACCTGCTGGACTTCACCGACGACGTGCCCGCCGCCGTGGAGCTGGAGCCCGGCTACGAGGACGACCTGGGCCGCACCGGGCTGCTCCACCTGGGCTTCTTCGGGGTGGCCGAGGAGGCCCGGGGCCGGGCCGCGGCGGCCGACCGGATCGTCAAGCAGTTCGGCGCCCGCGACCTGGGGGACGAACCGGCCCGCGCGTTCTGGGAGCGGCGCCACGAGATCGCCGAGCAGTTCGCCCTGCCCATCCTGCAGGCCCGCGACGCCCGGCGCCGCTGGCAGCAGGGGGCCTTCGACTACATCAACCTGGCCCTCCCGGCGAGCCAGGTGATCCCCTACCGCCGGGAGGCGCTGGCCCGCATCGCGGCGGACCCGCGCTTCCGGGCTGGGGAGACGGGGCTGTGGGGCCGGCCGGAGGTCTTCTCCCTGCTGGTCAGCGCAGCGTACCCGGCCACCGCCGCCGCCCCGGCAGGCACGGCGGCCCGCGGGTCCGGGGGCGCTGGTGGGCCGGAGGAGGGGTGCACGGCGGCGGGGGTCGCGGCGGACGAAGCGGGCCCCTGGGCCGCGGAATGGACCCCCGAAGATGCCGCGGCCATGGAGGCGCTGATGCATGATCTTCTCCGCATGGCCCAGGCCCGTGGGGGCAACATGGAGTGCCTGCACGGCACGGGCCTGAAGCTCCTGCCGCTCCTGCAGGACGAGTTCGGCCCGGCGCTGAAGGTCATCCGCGAGATCAAGAGGGCCTTGGACCCCCTGGACCTGATGAACCCGGGGAAGTGGGGCGAGACCACGGCGTCGCCGGAGCCCGGGGCTGCGCCCGGGACGGACGGTCCGGAGCGCCGGGACGGCGTGGTCATCGTCCACAGCCGTCCAGGCGGTGACGGTGGCCAGGGCGCCGTCGCGACCCGGCGGGAGGATGCACCCGCCGGCGACGCCGGCGACCCCGGCCGCCGCGGTGTTGCGAGCCAGGGAGACCCCGCCATCGCCACGGGTACGGGCGGTGCGGGCGGCCGTAGCGGCCCTGGGGCCCGGGTTCCCCAGCACCACCGCGGTACCCTGGGGGACGGCTCCGGCGGCGCCGCCGGCCCCGCGCCGGGTTCGGCGGGCGCCGGCGCCGCCGTGGGCGTGCCGGGCGACGGGCGATGGCGCCCGGGCCGCCCCTTTCACCCGGGGTGGTTCACCCGGGCGTGA
- a CDS encoding papain-like cysteine protease family protein, with the protein MKQEKSKWCWAATTRAIAYYVLGSAPTQCAIVAGTTGLSTCPDVAAYYSDEIKSLNVAGISTTARDRSIPWTDVKIDIDQNQPIKASIQWRGKSSGHDFVIYGYYEDGVYKNVSYMDPWPTSAMWNWMLYSDFVSNESFYWKWTFMNNTRR; encoded by the coding sequence ATGAAACAAGAAAAATCTAAATGGTGTTGGGCAGCAACTACAAGGGCGATTGCATATTATGTCTTAGGGAGCGCCCCAACTCAGTGTGCAATCGTGGCGGGCACGACAGGGCTGTCTACCTGTCCCGATGTCGCTGCGTATTACTCCGACGAAATTAAATCTCTCAACGTCGCTGGTATCAGTACGACCGCACGGGATCGCAGTATACCGTGGACAGACGTTAAGATTGATATTGACCAAAATCAGCCCATCAAGGCGAGTATCCAATGGAGGGGCAAGAGTAGTGGCCACGACTTTGTAATATATGGATACTACGAAGATGGCGTTTATAAAAACGTATCATATATGGATCCTTGGCCCACGTCGGCTATGTGGAACTGGATGCTATACAGCGACTTTGTTTCTAATGAAAGCTTTTACTGGAAATGGACCTTTATGAACAATACCAGGAGGTGA